In Flavobacterium endoglycinae, one DNA window encodes the following:
- a CDS encoding YdeI/OmpD-associated family protein produces MSESTQNPKVDFYFDKAGKWQKELEQLRVIALDCQLTEELKWGTPCYTLGDRNILLIHAFKEYCAFLFFKGALLKDTDGILIQQSENVQAARQIRFTSLEEIVDLKTILKTYIYQAIEVEKAGLKVELKKTTEFAVSEEFQNKLNEMPDLKKAFDGLTPGRQRAYLLHFSQPKQSKTRESRVEKNIPNILKGKGLND; encoded by the coding sequence ATGAGTGAGAGTACACAAAATCCAAAAGTTGATTTTTATTTTGATAAAGCTGGAAAATGGCAGAAAGAATTAGAGCAATTAAGGGTAATTGCTTTAGATTGCCAGCTTACTGAAGAATTGAAATGGGGAACCCCTTGTTATACTTTAGGTGATCGTAATATTCTTTTAATACATGCTTTTAAAGAATATTGCGCTTTTTTATTTTTTAAAGGCGCTTTGTTGAAAGATACAGATGGAATCTTAATTCAGCAATCAGAAAATGTTCAAGCTGCACGGCAGATACGATTTACTAGTTTAGAAGAAATCGTTGATTTAAAAACGATTTTGAAAACTTATATTTATCAAGCTATAGAAGTCGAGAAAGCTGGTTTGAAAGTTGAATTAAAAAAGACTACTGAATTTGCGGTTTCAGAGGAATTTCAAAATAAACTAAATGAAATGCCAGATCTCAAAAAAGCATTTGATGGACTAACTCCTGGTCGGCAGAGAGCTTATCTTCTGCATTTCTCTCAACCTAAACAATCCAAAACTAGAGAGAGT